In one Sphingobium sp. MI1205 genomic region, the following are encoded:
- a CDS encoding PepSY-associated TM helix domain-containing protein gives MKEGFRQSMAWLHTWAGLLTGWVLFFVFVTGTFGYVNSEVSRWMRPELPMTATPPAARLLPVAQTWLAANGQDAERLYVFFPGRRGETQLEAAWQAWPKEGESYGEYHRATIDPATGLEAKDKVRETGGGDELYGMHYALRYMPYDWGIRIVGICTMFMLVAILSGVVTHKKIFKDFFTFRPAKGQRSWLDAHNLISVTALPFHLMITWSGLVFFLFTYMPVPIDTLYPEGPARDRFYEQVYGREDKSENKAPLAATAPVAPMLAEAEKLWGPNRVARIIIEHPGRADASVAIQPHNLTSLSRGGTAMRFDGVTGARLPEDGEKGAASAGFSSALLALHEGHFAGPTLRFVYVLSGLGGAAMIATGLLLWSTKRKAKLAKVGRLPFGIILVDILNLGTVIGLPVGVAAYFWANRLIPAMMEGRAAWEIHTLFISWAACLLYAIWRPGAKVWVELTGLAVAAFGLIPVINLLTTDRHLGVSVLAGDWTLASIDLGAIGIALLFAQMLRILIRKQRAAATQSIRTVTRTAKAVPA, from the coding sequence ATGAAGGAAGGGTTCCGCCAGTCCATGGCCTGGCTGCATACCTGGGCCGGCCTGCTGACCGGCTGGGTGCTGTTCTTCGTCTTCGTGACCGGCACCTTCGGCTATGTGAACAGCGAGGTCAGCCGCTGGATGCGGCCCGAACTGCCCATGACCGCGACGCCGCCCGCCGCCCGGTTGCTGCCCGTCGCGCAGACATGGCTGGCCGCCAACGGCCAGGATGCCGAGCGCCTCTATGTATTTTTCCCCGGTCGCCGGGGCGAGACCCAGCTGGAGGCGGCCTGGCAGGCCTGGCCCAAGGAGGGCGAGAGCTATGGCGAATATCATCGCGCAACCATCGACCCTGCCACTGGCCTCGAGGCGAAGGACAAGGTGCGCGAGACCGGCGGCGGCGACGAACTGTACGGCATGCATTATGCGCTGCGCTACATGCCCTATGACTGGGGCATCCGCATCGTCGGCATCTGCACCATGTTCATGCTGGTCGCGATCCTCTCCGGCGTGGTCACACACAAGAAGATCTTCAAGGATTTCTTCACATTCCGGCCAGCGAAGGGACAACGCAGCTGGCTCGACGCGCATAATCTGATCAGCGTTACGGCCTTGCCCTTCCACCTGATGATTACCTGGTCGGGCCTGGTCTTCTTCCTCTTCACCTATATGCCCGTGCCGATCGACACCCTCTATCCCGAAGGACCGGCGCGCGATCGCTTTTACGAGCAGGTCTATGGTCGGGAGGACAAGAGCGAGAACAAGGCACCCTTAGCCGCCACCGCGCCGGTCGCGCCGATGCTGGCGGAGGCGGAGAAGCTCTGGGGACCGAACCGGGTCGCCCGCATCATCATCGAGCATCCCGGCCGGGCCGACGCCAGCGTCGCAATCCAGCCGCATAACCTGACCTCACTCAGCCGGGGTGGCACCGCGATGCGCTTCGACGGCGTCACCGGTGCGCGCCTGCCCGAGGACGGTGAGAAGGGCGCGGCGTCGGCCGGCTTTTCCTCCGCGCTGCTGGCGCTGCATGAAGGGCATTTCGCGGGGCCGACCCTGCGCTTCGTCTATGTGCTTTCGGGCCTGGGCGGCGCGGCGATGATCGCCACCGGGCTGCTGCTCTGGTCGACGAAGCGCAAGGCGAAGCTGGCCAAGGTGGGGAGGCTGCCCTTTGGCATCATCCTGGTCGATATCTTGAACCTGGGCACGGTCATTGGCCTGCCGGTCGGGGTCGCTGCCTATTTCTGGGCGAACCGGCTGATCCCCGCCATGATGGAAGGACGAGCGGCGTGGGAAATCCATACGCTGTTCATCAGCTGGGCGGCCTGCCTCCTCTACGCCATCTGGCGGCCCGGCGCGAAGGTCTGGGTGGAGCTGACCGGCTTGGCCGTCGCCGCCTTCGGTCTCATCCCCGTTATCAACCTGCTGACAACCGACCGGCATCTGGGCGTGAGCGTGCTGGCGGGCGACTGGACGCTGGCAAGCATTGATCTGGGTGCGATCGGTATCGCGCTGCTCTTCGCCCAGATGCTGCGCATCCTGATCCGCAAGCAGCGCGCTGCCGCCACTCAGTCGATCCGCACGGTGACACGCACAGCCAAGGCCGTACCCGCATGA
- a CDS encoding DUF3325 domain-containing protein, whose protein sequence is MTALAALLACFAGFTALAFAMEKHHRDMTGALPKGRPLGLFKTGGWALLALAVLPLSARFGLSVGITSWIGLLMLGALGVSFGLTYRPSLLPRAGLIALPLSLCAAALAGMS, encoded by the coding sequence ATGACCGCGCTCGCCGCCCTGCTGGCCTGTTTCGCCGGCTTCACCGCGCTCGCCTTCGCGATGGAGAAGCATCATCGCGACATGACCGGCGCGCTACCCAAGGGGCGACCGCTTGGTCTGTTCAAGACGGGGGGATGGGCCTTGCTCGCTCTGGCCGTACTGCCCCTTTCGGCGCGCTTTGGCCTGTCGGTCGGGATCACCAGCTGGATCGGCCTGCTGATGCTGGGCGCGCTCGGTGTCTCGTTCGGTCTTACCTATCGTCCCAGCCTGCTGCCCCGTGCAGGCCTGATCGCTCTGCCGCTCTCGCTCTGCGCGGCGGCCCTGGCAGGAATGTCCTGA
- a CDS encoding molybdenum cofactor biosynthesis protein MoaE, with protein MNRVSIQAEDFDPAIELAALEASGGGGVASFTGIVRGENGLAALELHHYSAMTAPQVERIVEQAMTRWPLLGVRVIHRFGRLEPGDRIVFVGTASRHRTAALESCAFLIDWLKSEAPFWKKEHFADGATAWVEARAEDEAKARGWTG; from the coding sequence ATGAACCGCGTTTCTATCCAGGCGGAGGATTTCGACCCCGCCATCGAGTTGGCCGCGCTGGAAGCGAGCGGCGGCGGCGGCGTTGCGAGTTTCACTGGTATCGTGCGCGGCGAAAATGGGCTGGCCGCGCTTGAACTTCACCATTACTCCGCGATGACCGCGCCTCAGGTCGAACGCATTGTTGAGCAGGCAATGACGCGCTGGCCACTTTTGGGGGTACGGGTCATCCATCGCTTTGGCCGTTTGGAGCCGGGCGATCGCATCGTGTTTGTCGGAACCGCATCGCGACACCGCACCGCAGCGCTGGAAAGCTGCGCATTCCTTATCGATTGGCTCAAGTCCGAAGCGCCCTTTTGGAAAAAGGAGCATTTCGCTGATGGCGCCACCGCTTGGGTGGAGGCGCGGGCTGAAGATGAAGCGAAAGCGCGCGGCTGGACAGGTTGA
- a CDS encoding TonB-dependent siderophore receptor, translating into MRFGQIGRALAAALLAGTTLGLGATGTAMAQAGAADRTFDIDAQPLSTAITSFGQQSGMQVSAPTDLLSSRTSSPVNGRMSALSALGRLLSGTGVSFRVMGNTVVLEQAPDVADGAVSLGPVRVEGSGDRGATGLSAASDPVVTEGSRSYAPLAVNVGKAAQSLRSIPQSVTVITRERIEDQNLISIEDVMLQTTGVTVDRNWLSSTYNSRGLAITNVRYDGGATSNRVDGMSDIDTAIYDNVALVRGSDGLFGAGEAGGVLNFTRKRALEETQLQLNAFGGSWDNYRLEADVTGALTGDGRIRGRAIGVIDNGRSFQRYKQDRRALIHGLLEADLTPSTLLVTGFTRQEDRHDGFNVSLPRYRNGEDIGLPRSFNMGTPWNWIDRGTSVVFGRIEQKIGEDWTIKLTANHLRNRDRTNAAEMENAVDPIDGSGVDWWYYQQNRETRETTLDLNSQGSFEAFGHKHDLILGADYNRNVVEAQSLWTYVGTGDIFNPVHPPEPAFPPVWTYSNRQTIERAGLYGSLRVRPVAALSLIGGGRVVLQDKTTNFNLLTDTLRNQVGQKSVFVPYLGAVLDFARRFSLYASVAEIYQSQAQYNSGPRPGTPLDPVRGRNYEAGIKGELADGKLLGSLALYRVDKRGAYADDPSDPPFAGNTECCYIRDGRLKSQGVEVELNGEVLPGFQVAFGYTYNNNSNKRDGDARFSETTPKHLLKLWADYRFSGEPDEGLSLGGGVTAQSSNFRSGFIQELNPTTGIYDGPYYEYQFRVKGYAIWSGRVAYAFNDRFSISANLNNILDKKYYVTIDGPGYGNIYGDPRNVLVALRGKF; encoded by the coding sequence ATGCGTTTCGGACAGATCGGGCGGGCGTTAGCGGCTGCCCTGCTTGCAGGTACGACCTTGGGATTGGGTGCGACGGGCACCGCTATGGCGCAGGCCGGCGCGGCGGACCGGACCTTCGACATCGACGCCCAGCCGCTCTCCACCGCTATCACCAGCTTCGGCCAGCAGTCGGGCATGCAGGTCAGTGCGCCTACCGACCTGCTGTCGAGCCGGACGTCCAGCCCCGTGAATGGCCGCATGTCGGCACTGTCCGCGCTTGGCCGGCTGCTGAGCGGTACGGGCGTGAGCTTTCGCGTCATGGGCAACACGGTGGTGCTGGAACAGGCCCCCGATGTCGCCGATGGCGCGGTGTCGCTCGGCCCCGTGCGGGTGGAGGGCAGCGGTGACCGCGGGGCGACGGGCCTGTCCGCCGCCAGCGATCCGGTCGTGACGGAAGGATCGCGGAGCTACGCCCCGCTCGCCGTCAATGTCGGCAAGGCGGCGCAGAGCCTGCGTTCCATCCCGCAGTCGGTGACGGTCATCACCCGCGAGCGGATCGAGGACCAGAATCTCATCAGCATCGAGGATGTGATGTTGCAGACCACCGGCGTGACGGTCGATCGCAACTGGCTGTCGTCCACCTACAATTCGCGCGGCCTTGCCATCACCAATGTCCGCTATGATGGTGGCGCGACCAGCAATCGGGTGGACGGTATGTCGGACATCGACACCGCCATCTATGACAACGTGGCGCTGGTCCGCGGGTCCGACGGTCTGTTCGGTGCGGGCGAGGCGGGCGGCGTACTCAACTTCACCCGCAAGCGTGCGCTGGAGGAGACGCAGCTTCAGCTTAACGCCTTTGGTGGCAGCTGGGACAATTACCGGTTGGAGGCGGATGTCACCGGTGCGCTGACGGGCGACGGCAGAATCCGCGGCCGCGCCATCGGCGTCATCGACAATGGCCGCAGCTTCCAGCGCTACAAGCAGGATCGCCGCGCGCTGATCCATGGCCTGCTGGAGGCGGATCTGACGCCTTCCACCCTGCTGGTCACCGGCTTCACTCGGCAGGAAGACCGGCATGACGGCTTCAACGTCAGCCTGCCGCGCTATCGCAATGGCGAGGATATCGGCCTGCCGCGCAGCTTCAACATGGGGACGCCCTGGAACTGGATCGATCGCGGCACCAGCGTCGTCTTCGGCCGGATCGAGCAGAAGATCGGCGAGGACTGGACGATCAAGCTGACCGCCAACCATCTGCGCAACCGCGACCGCACCAATGCGGCGGAGATGGAGAATGCGGTCGATCCGATCGACGGATCGGGTGTGGACTGGTGGTATTATCAGCAGAACCGGGAAACGAGGGAAACCACGCTGGACCTTAACAGTCAGGGGAGTTTCGAGGCATTCGGCCACAAGCACGACCTGATTCTGGGCGCCGATTATAATCGCAATGTCGTGGAGGCTCAGTCGCTCTGGACCTATGTCGGCACCGGCGACATCTTTAACCCGGTGCATCCGCCCGAGCCGGCCTTTCCGCCGGTCTGGACCTACAGCAACCGCCAGACGATTGAGCGGGCCGGCCTTTACGGCTCACTTCGGGTGCGGCCGGTCGCGGCATTGTCGCTGATCGGCGGGGGGCGCGTCGTGCTGCAGGACAAGACGACGAACTTCAACCTGCTGACCGACACGCTGCGCAATCAGGTGGGCCAGAAAAGCGTCTTCGTACCCTATCTGGGCGCTGTGCTGGATTTTGCCCGCCGGTTCAGCCTTTATGCCAGCGTCGCCGAAATCTATCAGTCGCAGGCGCAGTATAATAGCGGCCCGCGTCCCGGCACGCCGCTCGATCCCGTGCGCGGCCGCAATTATGAGGCCGGCATCAAGGGCGAGCTGGCGGACGGCAAGCTGCTTGGCTCGCTGGCGCTGTACCGCGTCGACAAGCGCGGCGCTTACGCCGATGACCCCAGCGACCCGCCCTTCGCCGGCAATACCGAATGTTGCTATATCCGCGACGGCCGCCTGAAGAGCCAGGGCGTCGAGGTGGAGCTGAATGGTGAAGTGCTGCCCGGCTTCCAGGTCGCCTTCGGCTACACCTATAATAACAACAGCAATAAGCGGGACGGCGACGCCCGCTTTTCCGAGACGACCCCCAAGCATCTGCTCAAGCTCTGGGCCGACTATCGCTTCTCGGGCGAGCCGGACGAGGGCCTGTCCCTAGGCGGCGGCGTCACCGCCCAGAGCAGCAATTTCCGCTCCGGCTTCATCCAGGAACTCAACCCGACAACCGGTATCTATGACGGCCCCTATTATGAATATCAGTTCCGGGTGAAGGGCTATGCCATCTGGTCGGGGCGGGTCGCCTATGCCTTCAACGACCGTTTCTCGATAAGCGCGAACCTGAACAACATTCTCGACAAGAAATATTACGTCACGATCGACGGGCCGGGCTACGGCAATATCTACGGCGATCCGCGCAATGTGCTGGTCGCACTGCGGGGCAAGTTCTGA
- a CDS encoding alpha/beta fold hydrolase: MNVTPSFSSPRNDRTDGPWANSPTSHFFTSLRTRLHYVDWGNHSAPTLILVHGALDHARSWDWTARALARDYHVVALDLRGHGDSAWSAEGAYLIADFVYDLAQLVDQFGRDKVNLIGHSLGGSLVLRYAGLFPDRVERLVAIEGLGMSPQGIREKAARPAPDRWREWIEQRRASARRTTRHYPTLEAAVARMRERNDHLSVEQALHLTAHGVNRNEDGSYGWKFDPYLRNPAPQDMADDELPDFWRRISCPVLLCLGLDSWASNPVKDGRAAHFQDARLVEFAHAGHWLHHDQFDSFLAELRAFL, encoded by the coding sequence ATGAACGTCACGCCTTCCTTCTCCAGCCCTCGCAACGATCGTACCGACGGCCCCTGGGCAAACAGCCCAACCTCGCATTTCTTCACCTCGCTGCGCACACGTCTTCATTATGTGGATTGGGGCAATCACTCCGCTCCTACACTCATCCTGGTTCACGGAGCGCTGGACCATGCCCGCAGCTGGGACTGGACGGCGCGGGCGCTGGCCCGCGACTATCATGTGGTCGCCCTCGACCTTCGTGGGCATGGCGACAGTGCATGGTCTGCTGAAGGCGCCTATCTGATCGCAGACTTCGTTTATGATCTCGCACAACTTGTGGACCAGTTCGGGCGCGACAAGGTGAACCTTATAGGCCATTCGCTCGGAGGATCGTTGGTCCTGCGCTATGCTGGCCTTTTCCCGGATCGGGTCGAACGCCTAGTCGCAATCGAGGGGTTGGGCATGTCTCCCCAAGGCATCAGGGAGAAGGCCGCACGGCCAGCACCTGACCGTTGGCGGGAATGGATCGAGCAGCGCCGTGCCAGTGCCCGGCGGACGACGCGCCACTATCCCACGCTGGAGGCGGCAGTGGCCCGCATGCGGGAACGCAACGATCACCTGTCTGTCGAACAGGCGCTTCACCTGACCGCTCATGGGGTCAACCGCAACGAGGACGGCAGCTACGGCTGGAAATTCGATCCTTATCTCCGCAACCCCGCGCCGCAGGATATGGCGGATGACGAGCTACCTGATTTCTGGAGGCGGATCTCCTGCCCCGTCCTACTCTGCCTGGGACTGGACAGTTGGGCGTCCAATCCCGTGAAGGACGGGCGAGCCGCTCATTTCCAAGACGCGCGACTGGTCGAGTTCGCACATGCAGGGCACTGGCTCCATCACGATCAATTCGACTCTTTCCTCGCGGAACTGCGCGCCTTTCTATGA
- a CDS encoding hydrogen peroxide-inducible genes activator, producing MSSYMPTLKQLQYLVALKQHGHFGKAADSCYVTQSTLSAGIRELESLIGVTLVERTRRVVRFTALGDRIVEKAHRVLREAEELAAIAEASGKPLTGELRMSVIPTIAPFLLPSLLPRLRAERPELKLYLREETSQTAIESLRHGNVDCVLLALPFPTGELDSELLFQDRLFVAFPHDDPRDPPEWIAPDMIDETKLLLLEDGHCLKDHALAACNRPEIRSSAMMMGTSLHTLVQMVDNGLGMTIMPEMAINGGILDHTRITARPLQSERSHRDIALVWRKNSPREKEFRLLAEILRDAADLPQPSVAA from the coding sequence ATGTCGAGCTACATGCCCACTCTCAAGCAGCTGCAATATCTCGTTGCGCTGAAGCAGCATGGGCATTTCGGCAAGGCAGCCGACAGCTGTTACGTCACGCAATCCACCCTGTCCGCCGGCATTCGCGAGCTGGAATCCCTGATCGGTGTCACCTTGGTGGAGCGCACGCGCCGAGTAGTTCGCTTCACGGCTCTCGGCGATCGCATCGTGGAAAAGGCGCATCGCGTGCTGCGCGAGGCCGAGGAACTGGCGGCGATTGCTGAAGCATCGGGCAAGCCACTGACCGGCGAACTGCGAATGAGCGTCATCCCGACGATCGCACCGTTCCTGCTCCCCAGTCTGCTGCCTCGATTGCGGGCCGAGCGTCCCGAACTGAAGCTCTATCTCCGGGAAGAGACCTCACAAACAGCCATCGAATCGCTGCGCCACGGCAATGTGGATTGCGTCCTCCTGGCCCTTCCCTTCCCGACTGGTGAACTGGACAGCGAGCTGCTGTTTCAGGATCGGCTGTTCGTCGCATTTCCACATGACGATCCGCGCGATCCGCCCGAATGGATCGCGCCGGACATGATCGACGAAACGAAGCTGCTGCTGCTGGAAGACGGTCATTGCCTGAAAGATCATGCGCTCGCCGCATGCAACCGTCCCGAAATTCGCTCCAGCGCGATGATGATGGGCACATCACTGCACACATTGGTGCAGATGGTCGATAACGGGCTTGGCATGACGATCATGCCTGAAATGGCGATCAATGGCGGCATATTGGATCACACCCGCATCACCGCGCGACCGCTGCAATCTGAGCGATCCCATCGCGACATCGCCCTGGTCTGGCGGAAAAACAGCCCAAGGGAGAAGGAATTCCGGCTGCTCGCGGAGATCCTGCGAGACGCCGCCGATCTACCCCAGCCAAGCGTCGCCGCCTGA
- a CDS encoding MoaD/ThiS family protein, producing the protein MATLDILYFAWVREGIGRDAEQMERPAPDVTVAEVIVSLADRGGGYAEVLGDRQRLRAALDQRFVSLETPIGEARELAIFPPVTGG; encoded by the coding sequence ATGGCGACGCTCGACATCCTCTATTTCGCCTGGGTTCGCGAAGGTATCGGCCGCGATGCCGAGCAGATGGAGCGGCCTGCGCCTGACGTCACGGTAGCAGAAGTTATCGTCTCGCTGGCTGACCGCGGTGGCGGCTATGCCGAGGTACTGGGCGACCGGCAGCGGCTGCGGGCGGCGCTTGACCAGCGGTTTGTTTCGCTTGAAACGCCGATCGGTGAAGCCAGGGAACTGGCGATCTTCCCGCCGGTAACGGGTGGATGA
- a CDS encoding sulfite exporter TauE/SafE family protein: MTDPLLAHLSDLLPFILIGFGAQVIDGALGMAYGVISSTLLLTLGVPPSRASASVHAAETFTTGVSTLSHIAHRNVDWRLFARLVIPGIIGGITGAYILSNIDGSIIKPFVQIYLMTIGAYLIWRGFHLPPHPRDPKWVAPLGLVGGFMDATGGGGWGPIVTSNLLIQGASPRHTIGTVNTVEFVLTLSISLTFILHLGWQAFTTYTVGLLIGGVIAAPFGAVLARHIAPRLLFKAVGTILMLTSLFGVAKGLGYIG, encoded by the coding sequence ATGACCGACCCCCTACTTGCGCATCTCAGCGATCTGCTGCCGTTCATCCTCATCGGCTTCGGGGCCCAGGTGATCGATGGCGCTCTGGGGATGGCCTATGGCGTCATTTCGAGTACGCTCTTGCTGACACTGGGCGTGCCTCCCAGCCGAGCATCGGCCAGCGTGCACGCCGCGGAAACTTTCACAACCGGAGTGTCAACGCTCAGTCATATCGCGCATCGCAACGTCGATTGGCGGTTATTCGCGCGCCTCGTCATTCCTGGGATTATTGGCGGCATAACGGGAGCTTATATTCTCTCCAACATCGATGGATCGATCATAAAGCCTTTCGTCCAAATTTATCTGATGACGATCGGTGCATATCTCATCTGGCGAGGATTTCATCTGCCCCCCCATCCTCGCGATCCCAAATGGGTGGCGCCGCTCGGCCTTGTTGGCGGGTTCATGGACGCCACAGGCGGCGGCGGATGGGGTCCAATCGTGACCTCCAACCTGCTGATCCAGGGGGCCAGTCCGCGCCACACGATCGGCACCGTCAATACCGTTGAATTCGTCCTTACGCTCTCCATCAGCCTCACATTCATTCTGCATCTGGGCTGGCAGGCGTTCACGACCTACACCGTCGGCCTCCTGATAGGCGGCGTGATAGCCGCACCCTTCGGCGCGGTGCTGGCCCGCCACATCGCCCCCCGCCTGCTATTCAAGGCGGTCGGTACAATCCTGATGCTGACATCGCTGTTCGGCGTCGCTAAAGGCCTTGGATATATCGGCTAA
- a CDS encoding NAD(P)H-dependent flavin oxidoreductase, with amino-acid sequence MSLPALLHGRLSLPLIASPMFIISQPALVIAQCRAGVVGAFPSLNARPSGIFEQWLQLLGEALTEQDAPFAVNLIVHKTNARLEEDLALCVKYRVPIVITSLGARPEVNDAVHSYGGIVLHDVINNMFAKKAIEKGADGLIAVAAGAGGHAGTLSPFALVEEIRDWFDGPLILSGAIATGRSIAAARMMGADLAYMGSPFIATEEANAAPDYKQMIVDSGAEEIVYSNYFTGVHGNYLSPSIAASGLDPAKLPTAGDMNLASMADGEKKAWRDVWGAGQGIGAIRKIQPARSFIEELKAQYQTAIAAFRS; translated from the coding sequence ATGTCTCTGCCTGCACTGCTTCATGGACGTCTCTCGCTGCCCCTCATCGCATCGCCGATGTTCATTATTTCACAACCGGCGCTGGTGATTGCCCAATGCCGCGCTGGGGTCGTAGGGGCTTTTCCTTCGCTCAATGCGCGGCCGTCGGGAATATTCGAGCAATGGCTTCAACTGCTGGGTGAAGCATTGACGGAACAGGATGCGCCCTTTGCCGTCAACCTCATCGTGCATAAGACCAATGCGCGACTGGAGGAAGATCTCGCCCTCTGCGTGAAGTACCGCGTGCCGATCGTCATCACGTCGCTTGGCGCCCGTCCGGAGGTCAACGACGCCGTGCACAGCTATGGTGGCATAGTCCTGCATGACGTCATCAATAATATGTTCGCCAAGAAAGCGATCGAAAAAGGAGCCGACGGCCTGATAGCCGTTGCGGCGGGAGCGGGCGGTCATGCTGGAACCTTGTCTCCATTCGCGTTGGTGGAGGAAATCCGCGACTGGTTTGACGGCCCACTGATCCTTTCGGGTGCCATCGCAACCGGCCGATCAATCGCCGCGGCGCGGATGATGGGAGCCGATCTCGCCTATATGGGATCACCCTTCATCGCTACGGAGGAGGCGAATGCCGCGCCTGACTATAAGCAGATGATCGTCGATAGCGGCGCGGAAGAGATCGTCTATTCTAACTATTTTACTGGCGTCCATGGGAATTACTTGAGTCCAAGCATCGCGGCATCCGGTCTCGACCCCGCAAAGCTGCCGACGGCCGGCGATATGAATCTGGCGTCCATGGCCGATGGCGAAAAAAAAGCCTGGCGTGACGTATGGGGCGCTGGACAGGGTATAGGCGCGATTCGCAAAATTCAGCCGGCCCGATCCTTCATCGAGGAGCTGAAGGCGCAATATCAGACGGCGATCGCGGCCTTTCGATCATAG
- a CDS encoding energy transducer TonB, with translation MLRAATRVRSDDPPEEAVVLLPPAQPTPSDDGYRASGNGRVRSVGLSLTIAVHVIAAGLMLVKWHSDYVKRQPQTLHTFDIAPSAPPAEEVSEEPPPDIVPPEEQPVEQPQPEAPKIQILTPATMPALPVPRSTPPVERTPPQEVKPVSAPPSPGNAKPTWEGQVLAALNKVRRYPREALFRKQQGVPYIRFVMDRDGKVLSVRLERSSGVSSLDAEAVGLPNRAQPLPKPPESMAGDTIELIVPVEFFLR, from the coding sequence ATGCTTCGAGCCGCCACCCGCGTCCGCTCCGACGATCCGCCCGAGGAGGCGGTCGTGCTCCTTCCGCCCGCCCAGCCAACACCTTCCGATGACGGCTATCGCGCCAGCGGAAACGGGCGCGTCCGTTCGGTCGGACTGTCGCTGACCATTGCCGTGCATGTGATCGCGGCTGGGCTGATGCTGGTCAAATGGCATAGCGACTATGTAAAGCGCCAGCCGCAAACGCTCCATACCTTCGACATCGCGCCGTCCGCGCCGCCGGCCGAGGAGGTGAGCGAGGAGCCGCCGCCCGACATCGTTCCGCCGGAGGAGCAGCCGGTCGAGCAACCCCAGCCGGAGGCGCCCAAGATCCAGATCCTGACCCCCGCCACCATGCCCGCGCTGCCGGTGCCACGTTCGACCCCGCCGGTCGAGCGTACGCCGCCGCAGGAGGTGAAGCCGGTTTCGGCACCGCCATCGCCCGGCAATGCCAAGCCGACCTGGGAAGGACAGGTGCTGGCCGCGCTCAACAAGGTGCGCCGCTATCCGCGAGAGGCACTGTTCCGCAAGCAGCAGGGCGTGCCCTATATCCGCTTCGTGATGGACCGGGATGGCAAGGTGCTGAGCGTTCGGCTGGAACGGTCGTCGGGCGTCTCCTCGCTGGATGCCGAGGCGGTTGGCCTGCCCAACCGGGCACAGCCGCTGCCCAAGCCGCCGGAATCGATGGCGGGCGACACAATCGAACTGATCGTGCCAGTCGAGTTCTTCCTGCGTTAG
- a CDS encoding DUF2794 domain-containing protein, translated as MTNVTPFPLQATTAGQAAFDRLELQRIMDLYGRMVSAGHWRDYAIDLGREAAVFSAFRRSAERPEYRIEKRPSLRHRQGMWALIGETGNILKRGAELQGILAPVERRLLKIVRD; from the coding sequence ATGACCAATGTCACGCCGTTTCCGCTTCAAGCCACTACGGCAGGACAGGCGGCATTCGACCGGCTTGAGCTTCAAAGGATAATGGATCTTTACGGGCGCATGGTATCGGCCGGTCATTGGCGGGATTACGCTATTGATCTCGGCAGGGAAGCGGCCGTTTTCTCCGCCTTCCGACGCTCCGCGGAACGACCCGAATACCGGATAGAGAAACGTCCTTCGTTACGTCATCGTCAGGGAATGTGGGCGCTGATTGGAGAGACCGGCAACATATTGAAACGCGGAGCGGAGCTTCAGGGCATATTGGCTCCAGTGGAGCGCCGTCTTCTCAAGATCGTGCGGGATTGA
- the epsC gene encoding serine O-acetyltransferase EpsC, with amino-acid sequence MLRNLVAYLDSVKSRDPAPRSRAEILLYPGVWSLAFHRVAHRLYGARFYFLARAVNHLSRFLTGNDIHPGARIGKRFFIDHGFTVIGETAEIGDDVTLYQNVTLGGTDPANGIAGKRHPTLADGVIVGSGAQVLGPIQVGSRARIGANAVVTKDVPEAATMVGIPARQMLVDVTAYQREFLPYGTPCSDCYDPDKHKLEQLRTEVEQLQKRLTDLIELRETKADSPDDDDIPSFRERGRA; translated from the coding sequence ATGCTGCGCAATCTTGTTGCTTATCTCGACTCGGTGAAATCGCGCGACCCTGCGCCTCGTTCCCGCGCGGAAATACTCCTCTATCCGGGCGTATGGTCACTGGCGTTTCACCGCGTCGCGCACCGCCTCTACGGTGCCCGGTTTTATTTTCTGGCGCGTGCCGTCAATCACCTGTCGCGTTTTCTGACAGGTAACGACATCCATCCCGGCGCGCGCATCGGCAAGCGATTCTTCATTGACCATGGCTTCACGGTGATTGGGGAGACAGCGGAAATAGGCGATGACGTCACCCTTTATCAGAACGTCACGCTGGGCGGCACCGATCCCGCGAACGGCATTGCGGGCAAGCGCCACCCGACATTGGCAGATGGCGTTATCGTTGGTTCTGGCGCGCAGGTGTTGGGGCCAATTCAGGTCGGTTCGCGCGCCCGCATCGGCGCCAACGCCGTGGTGACGAAGGATGTGCCGGAAGCAGCGACCATGGTCGGCATCCCCGCGCGCCAGATGTTGGTCGATGTTACGGCCTATCAGCGGGAATTCTTGCCCTATGGCACTCCATGCTCCGATTGCTACGATCCCGACAAGCATAAGCTGGAACAGCTTCGGACGGAGGTTGAACAGCTTCAGAAGCGGCTGACGGACCTGATCGAGCTGCGAGAGACAAAAGCGGACAGCCCTGATGACGATGACATTCCCTCGTTCCGGGAGCGTGGTCGCGCCTGA